Genomic DNA from Chitinophaga lutea:
CAGCAGAGGCCATCCGGGCCGAACTAGCCGGTAAAAACCTCGCATGTTGGTGCAAGGTTGGTGAGCCGTGTCATGGGGATGTGCTGCTTGAGGTTGCAAATAGTTAGTGTGGTATTATTAAAATTAAAATGTGTTGGCCATTTTTCCACATGGGGAGTATTTATTTGGTGTTACAAATCATGTTAATAAATTGAATATCAGAGTGTAGGGTGTTGTGCGGAACTTTAAATTTTCGTCAAAACGAACAATCGTATCTTTGTACCATAAAGCATAAAAATAAAAAAGGCCAGGTTTGGACCCTGACCAATGAAAGGAAAGATTTGAAGTTAATCCGCACATTGGGTTGTGCAGATTTGTCGAGCTCAAATTATCCGATCGTTTATTTTTATGCTTTTTGCATTTCCCTACAAATTTACCTCGTTCCATCGTTACAATAACACACAAGTTATCCCCCTATGTGGATAGAAGAAAGAAAGAATTTCGTTAGCTAAACTGGGCGTGTATTTCCGCCTTTTGCACATTCTTATACATGCTTTTCATATTAAAACAAATCGGCAACTGTGTTGTGTAGCCTAAAAGGAGTGCAGAAACACAACCAACTGTATTTTTGTGGAAACAACGCGTTAACCCATGGCATTAAAGCCACAACAGAAGAAATTCGCCAAACATTACGTGCAGAACGGCGACCACATTGAATCTTACCTAAAAGTTTTTCCGAAGGCAGACCGCAAATTAGCGGCCTCAAGCGGCAAAAGGTGGTTGAAACATGCCGCCATTGCTGCGGAAATTGAGCGCCTTCAGCAACCGCCAATAGTTATCCCCGCACCAGACCCAGAAAATACCGCAAACACCATCACTTTAACCCCTTTGGAGCCACAGCAAAAGCGGTTTTGTGAGGAATACATAATTGACCTAAACGCAACAGCAGCGGCCATTCGGGCGGGATACAGTGAGAATAGCGCAGGCTCCCAAGCGTCCGACCTCCTGAAAAAAGCCAATATTCAACACTTTGTCCGCCAGCTGATGGGCGCCAGGGAACAGCGCACCGAGATCAAAGCTGACCGGGTACTGGAAGAGATCGCCTATATCGCCTTTGCACGTGTTACGGACTTCGTAAAGGTGGAGGCCGTAGAGGAAGACCCCACCGGCCCCATTGGATTCAATGCGCCAGAGGAAGACGATGAGCCACAGCCCAAAAGGAAGGACAGCAAAACCACGTACAAGATCGTTGACGTGTTCCCTACAGATGGCATTGCCCCAGAGAAGATGGCAGCCGTGGCCAGCATCAAGCAGGGGAGGAACGGAATAGAAATAAAACTACATGACAAGACCAAGTGTCTGGAGTTGCTGGGCAGGCACTTGGCCATGTGGAACGACAAACTGCAGGTCAGCACCGACGACGAATTGAAGAACCTGTTTAAAACGGTAATGGGTGGCGAGTAAAGGACTTTCCCCGGCGTTTATGGAAAAGCTGGCGGGCATGCTCAAACGGAGCCGGGAAGACTGGGCATATTGCGCCAGGGACATCATGGGCGTGAAACTGGACAGCGAGCAGGAGAAGATACTCCTATCCGTCCAGCATGAGAAAATGACCTCCGTAACATCCGGTACCGCCCGCGGCAAAGACTTCGTTACCGCGGTATCCTCGTTGTGCTTCCTCTACACTACTCCGCGGTTTAAAAACGGAGACCTCATCTCCAACACCAAGGTCGCGCTCACGGCGCCAACAGACCGGCAGGTGAAGGACATTATGATGCCAGAGATAGCCAGAATTCACCGGCGAATGG
This window encodes:
- a CDS encoding terminase small subunit, with amino-acid sequence MALKPQQKKFAKHYVQNGDHIESYLKVFPKADRKLAASSGKRWLKHAAIAAEIERLQQPPIVIPAPDPENTANTITLTPLEPQQKRFCEEYIIDLNATAAAIRAGYSENSAGSQASDLLKKANIQHFVRQLMGAREQRTEIKADRVLEEIAYIAFARVTDFVKVEAVEEDPTGPIGFNAPEEDDEPQPKRKDSKTTYKIVDVFPTDGIAPEKMAAVASIKQGRNGIEIKLHDKTKCLELLGRHLAMWNDKLQVSTDDELKNLFKTVMGGE